In Malus sylvestris chromosome 16, drMalSylv7.2, whole genome shotgun sequence, the following are encoded in one genomic region:
- the LOC126606219 gene encoding NAD(P)H-quinone oxidoreductase subunit I, chloroplastic, with protein QLLSNSFHCKVTFYIHNVSQTREINKHKTIHIYINDMFSMVTGFMNYGQQTVRAARYIGQSFMITLSHANRLPVTIQYPYEKLITADRFRGRIHFEFDKCIACEVCVRVCPIDLPVVDWKLENDIRKKRLLNYSIDFGVCIFCGNCVEYCPTNCLSMTEEYELSTYDRHELNYNQIALGRLPMSVIDDYTIRTILNSPQINK; from the coding sequence CAACTTCTTTCCAACTCTTTTCACTGTAAAGTAACATTCTATATTCACAATGTgtctcaaacaagagaaataaacaaacataaaactattcatatatatattaacgATATGTTCTCTATGGTAACTGGGTTCATGAATTATGGTCAACAAACAGTACGAGCTGCAAGGTACATTGGTcaaagtttcatgattactttATCCCACGCAAATCGTTTACCCGTAACTATTCAATATCCTTATGAAAAATTAATCACCGCGGATCGTTTCCGCGGTCGAATCCATTTTGAATTTGATAAATGTATTGCTTGTGAAGTATGCGTTCGTGTATGTCCTATAGATCTACCCGTTGTTGATTGGAAATTGGAAAATGATATTCGCAAGAAACGGCTGCTTAATTACAGTATTGATTTCGGAGTCTGTATATTTTGTGGTAATTGCGTTGAGTATTGTCCAACGAATTGTTTATCAATGACTGAAGAATATGAACTTTCTACTTATGATCGTCACGAATtgaattataatcaaattgcttTGGGTCGTTTACCAATGTCAGTAATTGACGATTATACAATTCGAACAATTTTGAATTCGCCTCAAATAAATAAGTAA
- the LOC126609120 gene encoding NAD(P)H-quinone oxidoreductase subunit H, chloroplastic-like codes for MVDARDQIKLFRGLVYDLFEAATGMRMMHNYFRIGGVAADLPHGWIDKCLDFCDYFLTRVAEYQKLITRNPIFLERVEGVGIIGREEVINWGLSGPMLRASGIQWDLRKVDHYECYDEFDWEVQWQKEGDSLARYLVRIGEMIESVKIIQQALEGIPGGPYENLEIRYFDRERNPEWNDFEYRFISKKPSPTFELPKQELYVRVEAPKGELGIFLIGDQSGFPWRWKIRPPGFINLQILPRLVKRMKLADIMTILGSIDIIMGEVDR; via the exons ATGGTAGACGCTCGGGACCAG ATCAAATTATTTCGTGGATTGGTATATGATCTATTCGAAGCTGCCACCGGTATGAGAATGATGCATAATTATTTTCGTATCGGAGGAGTAGCGGCCGATCTACCTCATGGCTGGATAGATAAATGTTTGGATTTCTGCGATTATTTTTTAACAAGAGTTGCTGAATATCAAAAACTTATTACACGAAATCCTATTTTTTTAGAACGAGTCGAGGGAGTAGGCATTATTGGTAGAGAGGAAGTAATAAATTGGGGTTTATCGGGACCAATGCTGCGAGCTTCCGGAATACAATGGGATCTTCGTAAAGTTGATCATTATGAATGTTACGACGAATTTGATTGGGAAGTACAGTGGCAAAAAGAAGGAGATTCATTGGCTCGTTATCTAGTCCGAATTGGTGAAATGATAGAATCCGTAAAAATTATTCAACAGGCCCTGGAAGGAATTCCAGGGGGACCCTATGAGAATTTAGAAATACGATACTTTGATAGAGAAAGGAATCCGGAATGGAATGATTTTGAATATCGATTTATTAGTAAAAAGCCGTCTCCTACATTTGAATTGCCGAAACAAGAACTTTATGTGAGAGTAGAAGCCCCAAAGGGAGAATTGGGAATTTTTCTCATAGGGGATCAGAGTGGTTTTCCTTGGAGATGGAAAATCCGCCCGCCGGGTTTTATCAATTTGCAAATTCTTCCGCGGTTAGTTAAAAGAATGAAATTGGCTGATATTATGACGATACTAGGTAGTATAGATATCATTATGGGAGAAGTTGATCGTTGA